One Acinetobacter colistiniresistens DNA segment encodes these proteins:
- a CDS encoding SIR2 family NAD-dependent protein deacylase, whose product MSFDLNPLYIEQIKSLFKHADSLIISAGAGMGVDSGLPDFRGNQGMWQAYPELGKQRIDFSEIANPAAFKRHPHLAWGFYGHRLALYRQTTPHQGFALLKQLAEQLELPYFVFTSNVDGQFQKAGFAPDQIYECHGSIHYLQCLNVCQQHIWSANELSPDIAQHDCQWQGPLPQCPACGHLARPNILMFNDAAWISQRQMQQAKRLDSFLKNHHQAVVIEVGAGTAIPTVRYFSERFVPRLIRINPRESAIPSQAGIALPSNAHAGISSIYRIFIE is encoded by the coding sequence ATGTCTTTTGATTTAAATCCCCTCTACATTGAGCAGATAAAAAGTCTATTTAAACATGCAGACAGCCTGATCATCAGTGCTGGTGCGGGTATGGGTGTCGATTCAGGTTTACCTGATTTTCGGGGCAATCAAGGCATGTGGCAAGCTTATCCTGAGCTGGGCAAGCAGCGCATCGATTTTAGCGAAATTGCCAACCCTGCTGCGTTTAAACGGCATCCACATTTAGCCTGGGGTTTTTATGGGCACCGCTTGGCACTCTATCGTCAAACCACGCCTCATCAAGGCTTTGCCCTGCTGAAGCAATTGGCTGAGCAATTAGAACTGCCCTATTTTGTATTTACCTCGAATGTCGATGGGCAATTTCAAAAAGCAGGCTTTGCACCTGATCAGATTTATGAATGCCACGGCAGTATCCATTATTTGCAATGTCTGAATGTCTGTCAGCAGCATATCTGGTCAGCGAATGAATTGAGTCCAGACATTGCTCAGCACGATTGCCAATGGCAAGGACCATTACCGCAATGCCCTGCCTGTGGCCATTTAGCACGGCCCAATATTTTAATGTTTAATGATGCGGCTTGGATCAGCCAACGCCAGATGCAACAAGCAAAACGCCTCGATAGCTTTTTAAAAAACCACCATCAAGCTGTTGTGATTGAAGTGGGAGCAGGTACCGCCATCCCTACCGTACGTTATTTTAGTGAGCGATTTGTACCGCGGCTGATTCGAATTAATCCACGCGAATCTGCGATCCCGTCACAAGCAGGTATTGCCCTTCCTTCAAATGCGCATGCAGGTATCTCTAGTATTTATCGGATTTTTATAGAATAA
- a CDS encoding acetolactate synthase 3 large subunit, translating to MELLSGGEMLVRALADEGVEHVFGYPGGAVLHIYDALFQQDKINHYLVRHEQAAGHMADAYSRVTGKTGVVLVTSGPGATNTVTPIATAYMDSIPMVILSGQVASHLIGEDAFQETDMVGISRPIVKHSFQVRHASEIPAIIKKAFYIAASGRPGPVVVDIPKDATNPAEKFAYEYPEKVKMRSYQPPSRGHSGQIRKAIDELITAKRPMIYTGGGVVQGNASGLLTELAHLLGYPVTNTLMGLGAFPGNDPQFVGMLGMHGTYEANMAMHNADVILAIGARFDDRVTNNPAKFCTNAKVIHIDVDPATISKTIMAHIPIVGAVEPVLQEMLAQLKQMNVSKPNPEAIAAWWSQINEWRKVHGLRYEAGQNGVMKPQQVVEALDRATNGEAIITSDVGQHQMFGANYYKYKRPRQWINSGGLGTMGVGLPYAMAAKLAFPDQQVVCITGEASIQMCIQELSTCKQYGLNVKILCLNNQALGMVKQWQDMNYEGRHSSSYVDSLPDFAKLMEAYGHVGIQINHADELDSKLAEAMAINDKCVFINVMVDRTEHVYPMLIAGQSMKDMWLGKGERT from the coding sequence TTGGAACTTTTATCTGGTGGTGAAATGCTCGTTCGTGCCCTTGCGGACGAAGGCGTAGAGCATGTTTTTGGGTATCCAGGCGGCGCTGTATTACATATTTATGATGCGCTATTTCAACAAGACAAAATTAACCATTACCTCGTTCGTCATGAGCAAGCTGCTGGTCACATGGCAGATGCATACTCGCGCGTAACAGGTAAGACTGGTGTAGTACTGGTCACTTCAGGGCCGGGCGCAACCAATACCGTCACTCCAATCGCAACAGCCTATATGGACTCAATCCCAATGGTGATTTTGTCTGGTCAGGTTGCAAGCCATCTGATTGGAGAGGACGCGTTCCAAGAAACCGATATGGTGGGTATTTCTCGTCCAATCGTAAAACACAGTTTCCAAGTGCGTCACGCGAGTGAAATACCTGCAATTATTAAGAAAGCCTTCTATATCGCTGCGTCTGGCCGTCCGGGTCCAGTTGTGGTTGATATTCCAAAGGATGCAACGAATCCTGCGGAAAAATTTGCCTACGAATATCCTGAAAAAGTGAAGATGCGTTCATATCAGCCGCCTTCACGTGGTCACTCGGGTCAAATTCGCAAAGCGATTGATGAGCTAATTACCGCGAAACGTCCGATGATTTATACGGGTGGTGGTGTAGTTCAAGGTAATGCCTCTGGATTATTGACTGAACTTGCACACTTGTTGGGCTACCCAGTCACCAATACTTTAATGGGCTTAGGTGCTTTCCCGGGTAACGACCCGCAATTCGTGGGAATGTTGGGGATGCATGGTACTTATGAAGCCAATATGGCGATGCATAATGCCGATGTGATCTTAGCGATTGGTGCACGTTTCGATGACCGTGTGACCAATAACCCAGCAAAATTCTGTACCAATGCAAAAGTCATTCATATTGATGTCGATCCGGCAACCATCTCGAAGACCATTATGGCGCATATCCCAATCGTGGGTGCAGTAGAGCCTGTTCTTCAAGAAATGTTGGCGCAATTGAAACAAATGAATGTATCGAAGCCAAACCCTGAAGCAATTGCGGCATGGTGGTCTCAAATTAATGAGTGGCGTAAAGTACATGGCTTACGTTATGAAGCAGGTCAAAATGGTGTGATGAAACCACAACAAGTGGTTGAAGCATTGGATCGTGCGACCAATGGTGAAGCGATCATTACATCTGACGTAGGTCAGCATCAAATGTTTGGTGCGAACTACTACAAATACAAACGTCCACGTCAGTGGATCAACTCTGGTGGCTTAGGCACTATGGGTGTTGGTTTACCGTATGCGATGGCTGCAAAGCTGGCATTCCCTGACCAGCAGGTGGTGTGTATTACAGGCGAAGCATCAATTCAGATGTGTATCCAAGAATTGTCGACCTGCAAGCAATATGGCTTGAATGTGAAAATTCTTTGCTTGAACAACCAGGCGTTAGGCATGGTGAAGCAGTGGCAAGACATGAACTACGAAGGACGTCATTCAAGTTCTTATGTCGATTCATTACCTGACTTTGCCAAGTTAATGGAAGCCTATGGTCATGTGGGCATTCAGATTAACCATGCTGACGAGCTCGATTCTAAATTAGCTGAAGCGATGGCAATTAATGATAAATGCGTGTTCATTAATGTCATGGTTGATCGTACAGAACATGTGTATCCAATGTTGATTGCAGGTCAGTCCATGAAGGATATGTGGTTAGGTAAAGGGGAGCGTACATAA
- the holA gene encoding DNA polymerase III subunit delta has translation MKLDYVQALKRVGEARGAWIIHGQEPLLEQNLLDAFRKSWQQQEVERQRYDINSVNDWKNVFNALNSLSLFSQQLAIEVHGNIKPDANGLKQLKSYIQHNEHNLLLVVLPKQDSSSLKSAFFQVVEANGVVVPLTATYPQDRQRILALEAEKLGIQLNHDAWQWLMQHHEHNLLAAKNSLMRVADTFPDIQQIQIEQLYACLQDQSRYTTYDLSDALLAGNLAQSVKIYQYLIAAGEPDSLILWTLSKEMRLLMQLFEQPHNAIQLGIWKTKVSQYQQALRRLNPRQFLTWSDLLLRIDAAIKGMSKENPEQLMLQALAELCGTTLFTQPS, from the coding sequence ATGAAACTGGATTATGTTCAAGCCTTAAAACGTGTGGGTGAGGCTCGCGGTGCATGGATTATCCATGGACAAGAGCCTCTACTGGAGCAAAACCTGCTCGATGCATTCCGTAAGAGCTGGCAACAGCAAGAAGTTGAACGGCAACGCTATGATATCAATAGCGTGAATGACTGGAAAAATGTCTTTAACGCACTGAATAGTTTATCCCTGTTTTCACAACAACTTGCGATTGAAGTACATGGCAATATCAAGCCCGATGCCAATGGCTTGAAACAGCTGAAAAGCTATATTCAACATAATGAACATAACCTCTTATTGGTTGTTTTACCCAAACAGGACAGTAGCAGCTTAAAGTCTGCCTTCTTCCAAGTGGTTGAGGCCAATGGTGTGGTGGTTCCACTCACCGCAACCTATCCACAAGATCGACAACGTATCTTAGCCTTAGAAGCAGAAAAGCTTGGTATTCAGCTCAATCATGATGCATGGCAATGGCTGATGCAGCATCATGAACATAATCTTCTGGCTGCCAAAAATAGCCTGATGCGTGTTGCCGATACCTTTCCCGATATTCAACAGATTCAGATTGAACAGCTTTATGCCTGCTTGCAGGATCAATCGCGTTATACCACCTATGATCTAAGTGATGCTTTACTGGCAGGAAATCTGGCACAGTCCGTCAAGATTTATCAATATCTGATTGCTGCGGGTGAACCTGATAGTCTGATCTTATGGACCCTGAGCAAAGAAATGCGCTTATTGATGCAATTGTTTGAACAACCGCATAATGCAATTCAACTCGGGATCTGGAAAACCAAAGTTTCACAGTATCAACAAGCGCTACGCCGTTTAAATCCAAGACAGTTTCTGACTTGGTCTGATTTATTATTGCGTATTGATGCAGCAATTAAAGGCATGTCTAAGGAAAACCCAGAACAACTAATGCTACAAGCTTTAGCTGAACTCTGTGGTACGACCTTATTCACACAACCTAGTTAA
- a CDS encoding DUF4124 domain-containing protein, whose product MKSSYLKTSLYTLTATVLLLCSSQNHAQQYYKWVDANGSTHYTTTPPPKGAKRLDKVSTYGNSHQTTTPTTQQGQQANPEAAPNIPQQTSQTAPVAPANTVKPQSPPPASAVSAK is encoded by the coding sequence ATGAAGTCATCTTATTTAAAAACAAGCTTATACACACTTACAGCAACTGTACTATTGCTCTGTTCTAGCCAAAACCATGCACAGCAATATTATAAATGGGTCGATGCCAATGGCTCGACCCATTACACCACTACACCACCACCGAAAGGTGCAAAACGGTTGGATAAAGTTTCGACTTATGGCAATAGCCATCAAACCACCACCCCAACCACTCAGCAAGGGCAGCAAGCCAATCCTGAAGCTGCGCCCAATATACCGCAACAGACATCTCAAACAGCACCTGTAGCACCAGCAAACACAGTTAAACCGCAGAGCCCGCCACCTGCCTCTGCTGTATCTGCTAAATAA
- a CDS encoding LPS-assembly lipoprotein LptE, giving the protein MHLAQRAAAIVLTLGLSAGLVGCGFHLKGSNTTAAPLVYNKLTLVLPDNTDELENRLSIYLSATGVQLSNANDAYVLRILDYTPRRQLLNGKLTEVLLRLTVTFQIEDRQGKKITEPRTLTASRTYQYDVATVNTDNQQEIYLNRIIVDDIAQQVTRQIAANRLPKAQP; this is encoded by the coding sequence ATGCACTTAGCGCAACGTGCAGCTGCTATCGTTCTCACTTTAGGCCTAAGTGCAGGCTTAGTCGGCTGTGGCTTTCACTTAAAAGGAAGCAACACTACAGCAGCACCATTGGTTTATAACAAACTAACTTTAGTATTGCCTGATAATACCGATGAGTTGGAAAATCGTCTCAGTATCTATCTCAGTGCGACAGGTGTACAGCTCAGTAACGCGAATGATGCTTATGTACTTCGTATTCTGGATTACACGCCGCGTCGCCAATTGTTGAATGGTAAGTTGACCGAAGTATTGCTACGTTTAACCGTGACCTTCCAGATTGAAGACCGTCAAGGCAAGAAAATCACTGAACCACGTACCTTAACCGCCTCTCGTACCTATCAATACGATGTGGCTACAGTGAACACGGATAACCAACAAGAAATCTATCTCAATCGAATTATTGTTGATGATATTGCACAGCAAGTGACTCGTCAGATTGCGGCGAACCGTTTACCCAAAGCTCAGCCATAA
- the leuS gene encoding leucine--tRNA ligase, whose amino-acid sequence MTTSHIDSEYQASAIEPQVQQDWDNRKVFKVADTVEGKHRYILSMFPYPSGKLHMGHVRNYTIGDVISRFYRLKGETVLQPMGWDAFGLPAENAAIAHQVAPAKWTFENIAYMRDQLKKLGLSVDWDREFATCTPEYYHWEQWLFVQLYKKGLIYRKLSPVNWDPVDQTVLANEQVENGRGWRSGALVEKRDIPMYYFRITDYAQELLDDLDTLQDGWPQQVLTMQRNWIGRSTGMEITFPSANTEIYADGLTVYTTRADTLMGVTYVAVAAEHPLALKAAENNPELAAFIEECRMGSVAEADLATAEKKGMATGLFVKHPVTGEDLPVWIANYVLMSYGSGAVMAVPAHDERDFEFANKFNLPIKQVIDAKGADDAEYSATEWQEWYGSKEGKLVNSGEFDGLAFQAAFDAFLAKLEPQALANSKVQFRLRDWGVSRQRYWGCPIPMINCNSCGQVPVPEDQLPVVLPTDVVPDGSGNPLNKMPEFYETKCPSCGADARRETDTLDTFVESSWYYARYASPDFTGGMVKPEAAQNWLPVNQYIGGVEHAILHLLYARFFHKLMRDEGVVQGNEPFTNLLTQGMVLADTFYREAESGKKTWFNPADIELERDEKGRILSAKYSGDGQEVVIGGQEKMSKSKNNGIDPQAIIDQYGADTARVFMMFAAPPDQSLEWSDAGVEGANRFLKRVWRLAAGFLEKGNQATAIDSANLSKDAQDLRRKTHETIQKVGDDIERRHAFNTAIAALMELLNASNKFEAKDDNDVAVAREAITTLLTLLAPFAPHLSQTLLTQFGLELTTVEFPQVDESALTRNTQTIVVQVNGKLRGKLEVAVDMSKEDVLALAKALPEVQQFLTGPTKKEIVVPNKLVNLVV is encoded by the coding sequence ATGACGACTTCTCACATTGACTCCGAATATCAAGCAAGTGCCATTGAGCCCCAAGTTCAACAAGACTGGGACAATCGCAAAGTTTTTAAAGTTGCAGACACTGTAGAGGGCAAACATCGCTATATCCTGTCGATGTTCCCGTACCCAAGTGGCAAACTGCATATGGGGCATGTGCGTAACTATACCATTGGTGACGTGATTAGCCGTTTTTATCGTTTAAAAGGCGAAACCGTATTACAGCCGATGGGTTGGGATGCATTTGGTTTACCTGCTGAAAATGCAGCGATTGCGCATCAGGTAGCACCTGCAAAGTGGACCTTTGAAAACATCGCTTATATGCGTGATCAATTAAAAAAATTGGGTTTGTCTGTGGATTGGGATCGCGAATTTGCGACCTGTACACCAGAATACTACCACTGGGAACAATGGTTATTCGTACAACTTTATAAGAAAGGCTTGATCTATCGTAAGCTTTCACCTGTCAACTGGGACCCTGTAGACCAGACCGTGTTGGCCAATGAACAAGTTGAAAATGGTCGTGGCTGGCGTTCAGGTGCATTGGTAGAAAAACGTGATATTCCAATGTACTACTTCCGCATCACTGACTATGCACAAGAATTATTAGACGACCTAGATACCTTGCAAGATGGCTGGCCACAACAGGTCTTGACCATGCAACGTAACTGGATTGGCCGTTCGACGGGGATGGAGATTACCTTCCCTTCTGCCAATACTGAAATCTATGCAGATGGCTTAACGGTTTATACCACACGTGCTGATACCTTGATGGGGGTGACTTATGTTGCTGTTGCAGCAGAGCACCCTCTGGCCCTCAAAGCAGCCGAGAACAACCCTGAACTTGCTGCATTTATTGAAGAATGCCGTATGGGTTCAGTCGCAGAAGCTGATTTAGCCACTGCTGAAAAGAAAGGCATGGCAACAGGCTTATTTGTGAAGCATCCAGTGACAGGCGAAGACCTCCCTGTTTGGATTGCCAACTATGTCTTAATGTCATACGGTTCAGGCGCGGTGATGGCGGTGCCTGCACACGATGAACGTGATTTTGAATTTGCCAATAAATTTAACTTGCCAATCAAGCAAGTGATTGATGCCAAAGGCGCCGATGATGCTGAATACTCAGCAACTGAATGGCAAGAATGGTATGGTTCAAAAGAAGGCAAACTGGTAAATTCTGGCGAGTTTGATGGTTTAGCATTCCAAGCTGCTTTTGATGCTTTCCTTGCAAAATTAGAACCACAAGCTTTGGCCAACTCTAAGGTTCAATTCCGTTTACGTGACTGGGGGGTTTCCCGTCAACGTTACTGGGGTTGCCCAATTCCAATGATCAACTGTAACAGCTGTGGCCAAGTGCCAGTTCCAGAAGATCAATTGCCTGTGGTATTACCAACCGACGTGGTTCCAGATGGTTCTGGTAACCCATTGAACAAGATGCCAGAGTTTTACGAAACCAAGTGCCCAAGCTGTGGTGCCGATGCGCGTCGTGAAACAGACACCTTGGATACCTTTGTAGAATCATCTTGGTACTATGCACGTTATGCCTCTCCTGATTTCACTGGTGGTATGGTAAAACCTGAAGCGGCGCAAAACTGGCTTCCTGTGAACCAATACATCGGTGGTGTTGAACATGCGATTCTGCACTTACTTTATGCACGTTTCTTCCATAAATTGATGCGTGATGAAGGCGTAGTACAAGGCAATGAACCATTCACCAACTTGCTCACCCAAGGCATGGTGTTGGCCGATACCTTCTATCGTGAAGCGGAAAGTGGCAAGAAAACCTGGTTTAACCCTGCTGACATCGAATTAGAGCGCGATGAGAAAGGCCGTATCCTTTCAGCCAAATATTCAGGTGATGGTCAGGAAGTTGTGATCGGCGGACAGGAAAAAATGTCCAAGTCGAAAAACAACGGTATTGATCCACAAGCCATTATTGACCAATACGGCGCAGATACTGCACGTGTCTTTATGATGTTTGCGGCACCACCGGATCAATCATTAGAATGGTCGGATGCCGGTGTTGAAGGCGCCAACCGCTTCCTGAAACGTGTCTGGCGTTTGGCAGCTGGTTTCTTGGAAAAAGGCAATCAAGCAACGGCTATCGACAGTGCAAACCTGTCGAAAGATGCGCAAGACTTACGTCGTAAAACCCATGAAACCATTCAGAAAGTGGGTGATGACATCGAGCGTCGTCATGCCTTCAATACGGCGATTGCTGCATTGATGGAATTACTCAATGCCAGCAACAAGTTTGAAGCAAAAGATGACAACGATGTTGCTGTTGCACGTGAAGCCATCACCACCTTGTTAACTTTGCTTGCTCCATTTGCACCGCACTTGAGCCAGACCTTGTTAACCCAGTTTGGTTTGGAGTTAACAACGGTTGAATTCCCGCAAGTGGATGAGTCAGCGTTAACCCGTAATACACAAACGATTGTTGTACAAGTGAATGGTAAACTTCGTGGTAAGTTAGAGGTCGCTGTCGATATGTCTAAAGAGGACGTATTGGCTTTGGCAAAAGCATTACCTGAAGTTCAACAATTCTTGACTGGTCCAACCAAAAAAGAAATTGTGGTACCGAACAAACTCGTTAATTTAGTTGTTTAA
- the ilvN gene encoding acetolactate synthase small subunit yields MRHIISVLVENEAGALSRLVGLFSQRGYNIETLNVAPTEDETLSRLTLTTYGDDHKIEQITKQLNKLVEVVKVVDLSEGSHIERELMLIKVKALGAARAEIKRTADIFRAQIVDVTPTTYTIQIAGTTEKIDGFIDALAENTILEVVRSGVSGIARGEKVLTI; encoded by the coding sequence ATGAGACATATTATTTCAGTACTCGTTGAAAACGAAGCTGGTGCGCTTTCTCGTCTGGTTGGCTTATTTAGTCAACGTGGCTACAACATTGAAACCCTCAATGTTGCACCGACAGAAGACGAAACCTTATCGCGTTTGACCTTAACCACTTATGGCGATGACCACAAAATCGAGCAGATCACCAAGCAATTGAACAAATTGGTTGAAGTAGTGAAAGTGGTTGATCTGTCTGAAGGTTCACACATTGAACGTGAATTGATGCTGATCAAAGTCAAGGCATTGGGTGCGGCACGTGCGGAAATCAAACGTACGGCTGACATCTTCCGTGCTCAGATTGTGGATGTGACGCCGACGACCTATACGATTCAGATCGCAGGAACAACTGAAAAAATTGATGGTTTTATTGATGCGCTGGCAGAAAATACCATTCTAGAAGTTGTTCGTTCTGGTGTATCAGGCATCGCGCGCGGTGAAAAAGTTTTAACAATTTAA